The DNA window ACAAGCCCCTGGACATGGGACAGCTCCTGACGCTCGTCCGCTTCGCCGAGTAGCTGGCCACCCGCCCCTCCAAAGGGGGCCCGCGGGCGTTCGCTCGCCCACAGGTCCGCCCTTCCTGGTTGACATCACCGCCCCGGCCCTTATGTTGGCGCTCGCCATGGCCGAGTGCTAACGGCCTGCGTTGTACCCACAAAAATTCCATGTAACATCAGGAGGTTACGATGGCAGCGAAGGAGATCTTCTTCCATCAGTCCGCGCGCGAGGCCATCCTGCGCGGTGTCCGCACGCTGGCGGACGCGGTCGCGGTGACGCTCGGTCCCAAGGGCCGCAACGTGGTCATCGAGAAGAGCTTTGGTTCGCCCACGATCACCAAGGACGGCGTCACCGTCGCCAAGGAGATCGACCTCGAGAACAAGTTCGAGAACATGGGCGCGCAGATGGTGAAGGAGGTCGCGTCGAAGACCTCCGACAAGGCGGGTGACGGCACCACGACGGCGACGGTGCTGGCGCGCGCCATCTACGAGGAGGGCCTGAAGCTGGTGGCCGCTGGCCACAGCCCCATGGACCTCAAGCGCGGCATCGACAAGGCGGTCGAGGTCGTCGTCGAGGAGCTGAAGAAGCTCTCCAAGCCGACGTCCGACAAGAAGGCCATCGCCCAGGTCGGCACCATCTCCGCCAACGGTGACGAGACCATCGGCACCATCATCGCGGACGCGATGGAGAAGGTGGGCAAGGAGGGCGTCATCACCGTCGAGGAGGCCAAGGGCCTGGAGACGACGCTCGACGTGGTGGAGGGCATGCAGTTCGACCGCGGCTACGTGTCGCCGTACTTCGTGACGAACCGCGAGCGCATGGAGGTCGTGCTCGACGACCCGTACATCCTCATCAGCGAGAAGAAGATCTCCTCGATGCAGGACATGATCCCCATCCTGGAGCAGGTCGCCCGCTCGGGTAAGCCGCTGCTCATCATCGCCGACGACATCGAGGGCGAGGCGCTGGCGACCCTGGTGGTGAACAAGATCCGCGGCGTGCTGAACGTGGCCGCGGTGAAGGCGCCGGGCTTCGGCGACCGCCGCAAGGAGATGCTCAAGGACATCGCCACGCTGACGGGCGGCGAGGTGGTCAGCGAGGACCTGGGCCACAAGTACGAGAACCTCACGCTCAACGACCTGGGCCGCGCCAAGCGCATCACGGTGGACAAGGACAACACCACCATCGTCGACGGCAACGGCAAGAAGGCGGAGATCGACGGGCGCATCAAGCTGATCCGCTCGCAGATCGACACGGTCACTAGCGACTACGACCGCGAGAAGCTCCAGGAGCGTCTGGCGAAGCTGGTGGGCGGCGTGGCGGTCATCAACGTCGGCGCGGCCACCGAGACGGAGATGAAGGAGAAGAAGGCCCGCGTCGAGGACGCGCTGCACGCGACCCGCGCGGCCGTCGAGGAGGGCATCGTCCCTGGCGGCGGCGTGGCCTACCTGCGCGCGCTGGACGCGCTGGCGAAGCTGAAGCCGGGCGGTGAGCAGGACTTCGGCGTGGAGATCATCCGCCGCGCCATCCAGGAGCCGCTGCGGAAGATCGCCTCCAACGCGGGCGTCGAGGGCGCGGTCGTCATCAACAAGGTCCGCGAGGGCAAGGGCGCGTACGGCTACAACGCGCGCACCGACGTCTACGAGGACCTGGAGAAGGCCGGCGTCATCGACCCGACGAAGGTGGAGCGCACCGCGCTGCAGAACGCCGCCTCCGTCGCCTCGCTGCTGCTGACCACCGAGGCCATGGTCGCCGAGCGCCCGAAGGGCAAGGCCAAGGCTGGCGCTGGCGCCGGCATGCCGGACTACGGCGGCGACGACATGGAGTACTGAGCCGCTCCTCGCGGCTCGCTCACGCGTCCCGGGCACCGCTCGGGACGCGCTGGGTGACACGGCCCCGGATGCCTCTCCTCGAGGCTTCGGGGCCGTCGTCTTTTCCGGACCGGGACGCGCGGGGAGGGGAGGGGACTACGGCACGCGGCCCACGGCGCCGCCCGTGCCGCTCTCCTGCGAGGTGTAGAGCAGCGTCTCGCCGTCCACGAGCAGCCCACCGGGCCCCGTGCCCTGGGGGCCCACCTCGTCGAGGGTGGTCGTGTCGCAGCCTCCGCGGATGCGCTGGAGGAAGCCCGGGCTCTGGGCCACGGTCTCCTTGAAGTACACCGCGCCCCGGAACCACACCGGGAACAGGGGCCCCCGGAGTCCGTCCGCGAGCAGCACGGGCTCGCCCCCGGCTCTGGGCAGCTTCCACACCTTCCCGGTACCGCCGCCGCCCTCGGTGACGAGGAAGTGCGTGGGCGTCAGCTCCAGCGACGTCCCGGCGGTGATGCTCGTGACGACGCGCTCGGCGGGCGAGTTGCCGTCGAGCGCGACGCGATAGAGGCCCGGTTCGCTGCCTCCGCTGACGAGGAACCACACCGTCTCCCCGTCGACGCGGGCGGCGCGCACCTGCGCGTTCAGGGGGCTCTCGTAGAGGACGAGCGACGAGGGCGCGGCGCCCACCGTGTCGACGCGGACGAGCCGCTGCCTGCCCGTGGCCACCACCACCACGTCGCGGCCCGACAAGCGCGCGGTCCTCACGTCCGTCCCGCCCACGGTGACGTTGTTCACCGACGCCTCGATGGGGAGCATTCCGCGCTCGCCCGTGGCCTTGTCCACGCGCCACAGTCCCCCCTGGTCCAGCACGTAGACGTTCTTCGCGTCCACCGCGATGGCGTCCGGTGAATAGAGCCCCTTGGTCAGCGTCGTCACCTCGCCGCTGCCGCGAGACAACCGGAGAATCTGTCCCTCGCCGCTCTCCGGCTGCGGGCGCAGCGAGTGCGACTCGGAGATGTAGATGTCGGTCGCGTCCACCGCCAGGCGCCTCGGGTTGTTCAGGCCCGGCACCAGCACCGCCCCGGGCTCGCGCGCGGGCTCCTCGCAGTGGCCCGCGTCCTCCTCGCCCGTGCTGCCCCCGTCCTCGCCCGAGGTGCCGCCGTCATCTCCCGTGGAGCCCCCGTCCTCGCCCATGCTTCCGCCGTCGTCTCCGGAGGAGCCCCCATCGGGCGTGCCCCCTCCGTCCCCACCATCCACCGAAGCGCTCGCGTCCGGCCCGCCCTGCGCGGGGGGCTTGTCGGAGGAGCACGCCACCACGAGCAGCAGGAAGGACAGGAGCGCGAGTCTCATGGGACGCCTTTCTTGAACGCGCGACTCAGCTCGCGGCTGAGCGCCGTGGTGTCGGACAGGAGCTTGGGGAGGCAGGCGGCGGCCCCCGCGCGCAGGGACTCCAGCGCGGTCTCCATGGTGAGGTGTTCGGCCAGTACGACGAAGGGCGCCCCCTGGGCGAGCGCCTTGCCCAGCTCCAGCGCCTTGCGTCCGTACGCCGGCGCGAAGTCCCAGCTCACCACCACGCCCGCGGGCGGCTCCAGCGCGATGAGCTCCGCGGTGGGCAGCACGCGGGCCTCCAGGCCGGCCAGCTCCAGCGCCTCGGCGATCTGCGCCGCGGTGGTGGGGTTGTCCTCGAGGACGTCCACGCGCCGGGCCGCGGGCGCCGCGGTGACGGACGGGGGCGGCGCGGCCAGCGTCGCGCGCAGCAGCGTGCGCACCTCGCGGATGTCGTCGAAGGGCTTGAGCAGGTAGTCCACCACGCCCAGCTCCAGCGCCTGCTGCGTCGTCACCAGCGACGGGTAGCCCGTCATGAGGATGACGCGCGAGGTGGAGTAGAGCCGCCGGGCCTGCTGCGCCAGCTCCAGGCCGGACAGGCCGGGCAGGTTCTTGTCCGTGACGATGAGGTCCACGGGCGCCTCGCGCAGCAGGTCCAGCGCCTCCTCGCCGCTGGCCGCCTCGATGACCTCGCACTCCTTGCCCATCAGGTCGCGGAACACCATGCGGATGATGGTCTCGTCGTCCACCACCAGCAGGCGCTGGCGGCGCGGCGGCGCGACGTCCGTGGGCGGGAAGAGCACGCGGAACACCGTGGCGGGCGGAGGCACGTCC is part of the Myxococcus stipitatus genome and encodes:
- the groL gene encoding chaperonin GroEL (60 kDa chaperone family; promotes refolding of misfolded polypeptides especially under stressful conditions; forms two stacked rings of heptamers to form a barrel-shaped 14mer; ends can be capped by GroES; misfolded proteins enter the barrel where they are refolded when GroES binds): MAAKEIFFHQSAREAILRGVRTLADAVAVTLGPKGRNVVIEKSFGSPTITKDGVTVAKEIDLENKFENMGAQMVKEVASKTSDKAGDGTTTATVLARAIYEEGLKLVAAGHSPMDLKRGIDKAVEVVVEELKKLSKPTSDKKAIAQVGTISANGDETIGTIIADAMEKVGKEGVITVEEAKGLETTLDVVEGMQFDRGYVSPYFVTNRERMEVVLDDPYILISEKKISSMQDMIPILEQVARSGKPLLIIADDIEGEALATLVVNKIRGVLNVAAVKAPGFGDRRKEMLKDIATLTGGEVVSEDLGHKYENLTLNDLGRAKRITVDKDNTTIVDGNGKKAEIDGRIKLIRSQIDTVTSDYDREKLQERLAKLVGGVAVINVGAATETEMKEKKARVEDALHATRAAVEEGIVPGGGVAYLRALDALAKLKPGGEQDFGVEIIRRAIQEPLRKIASNAGVEGAVVINKVREGKGAYGYNARTDVYEDLEKAGVIDPTKVERTALQNAASVASLLLTTEAMVAERPKGKAKAGAGAGMPDYGGDDMEY
- the sinK gene encoding hybrid histidine protein kinase/response regulator SinK, whose translation is MEIPAPLAQLLQALDAGDLPAARAAAAALQRTGAHSVQLAAEVLHELRQPLLGVKAYAQLLAEDGGGPTGPLRLLLAQVERMEQIVSDYIRLASERHAPQQRLSLAAPIWAAAKLFSVNPDSARISLEVEAPEDITIQGNARLIEQLTLNLLNNARDAMAGRGRVKVVLTRDGAHPVLYVADWGPGIPDELRERIFEPYVTASKRGTGLGLAVCRRIAQEHHAQIGLAPQGTLRDVPPPATVFRVLFPPTDVAPPRRQRLLVVDDETIIRMVFRDLMGKECEVIEAASGEEALDLLREAPVDLIVTDKNLPGLSGLELAQQARRLYSTSRVILMTGYPSLVTTQQALELGVVDYLLKPFDDIREVRTLLRATLAAPPPSVTAAPAARRVDVLEDNPTTAAQIAEALELAGLEARVLPTAELIALEPPAGVVVSWDFAPAYGRKALELGKALAQGAPFVVLAEHLTMETALESLRAGAAACLPKLLSDTTALSRELSRAFKKGVP
- the sinM gene encoding signal integration modulator SinM; translated protein: MRLALLSFLLLVVACSSDKPPAQGGPDASASVDGGDGGGTPDGGSSGDDGGSMGEDGGSTGDDGGTSGEDGGSTGEEDAGHCEEPAREPGAVLVPGLNNPRRLAVDATDIYISESHSLRPQPESGEGQILRLSRGSGEVTTLTKGLYSPDAIAVDAKNVYVLDQGGLWRVDKATGERGMLPIEASVNNVTVGGTDVRTARLSGRDVVVVATGRQRLVRVDTVGAAPSSLVLYESPLNAQVRAARVDGETVWFLVSGGSEPGLYRVALDGNSPAERVVTSITAGTSLELTPTHFLVTEGGGGTGKVWKLPRAGGEPVLLADGLRGPLFPVWFRGAVYFKETVAQSPGFLQRIRGGCDTTTLDEVGPQGTGPGGLLVDGETLLYTSQESGTGGAVGRVP